Proteins from a single region of Nitrososphaerota archaeon:
- a CDS encoding fumarate hydratase: MKYVDGSKRVFLSTGTRFPREVIWAIGAIKRSAAKSNVQLGLLDKEIGEAIQSKAEELMNGKHDQSVVVDVYQTGSGTGLNMNANEVLAELASAELGKKIHPNDHVNMSQSSNDVGPSAVRVAAALAVSRSLLPALRGMSRSLSALSRKTSTVYKSGRTHLRDALPVTMGQEFGAYADEFSRDAELVEQTMSYLLELPIGGTAVGTGLNADPRFGGMVAKELAALSGLRFKSAKNKFRPTRLLTDLSALSGTMRTVSIDVYRLCQDLRLMFSGPLTGFGEIDIPTQEEVAGSSIMPGKTNPVTVESALLASAEVVGLDGANAFAASLGEFELSMGVPLMGYNLVYQANLLSEALTKLASLVIDHVVPMKDRARGYAEASQALVTLVSPKIGYDRASKLGKEVARGVPIRGALRKLGFAPKEIASILDMKGLVEPGIPAKKV, from the coding sequence TTGAAGTACGTGGACGGCTCGAAGAGGGTCTTTCTTAGCACAGGCACGCGGTTCCCGCGAGAAGTAATCTGGGCAATCGGTGCGATAAAACGCTCGGCCGCGAAGTCCAACGTCCAACTGGGGCTCCTGGACAAGGAGATAGGCGAGGCCATCCAGTCGAAGGCCGAGGAGCTGATGAACGGAAAGCACGACCAGTCCGTGGTCGTTGACGTCTATCAGACGGGGTCGGGGACGGGGCTGAACATGAACGCCAACGAGGTGCTGGCGGAGCTTGCGTCGGCCGAACTCGGGAAGAAGATCCATCCGAACGACCATGTCAACATGAGCCAGTCATCCAACGACGTGGGTCCCTCGGCGGTCCGGGTGGCCGCGGCTCTGGCCGTGAGCAGGAGCCTCCTTCCCGCGCTGCGAGGGATGAGCAGGAGCCTGAGTGCGCTTTCCAGGAAGACCTCAACTGTGTACAAATCAGGGAGGACGCACCTGCGCGACGCTCTCCCGGTGACGATGGGACAGGAGTTCGGGGCCTACGCGGACGAGTTTTCCAGAGACGCGGAACTCGTGGAACAGACCATGTCATACCTGCTCGAGCTCCCAATAGGAGGGACGGCTGTCGGTACCGGACTTAACGCCGACCCGAGGTTCGGCGGGATGGTAGCCAAGGAGCTGGCGGCCCTTTCTGGGTTGAGGTTCAAGAGCGCGAAGAACAAGTTCAGGCCCACGCGGCTGCTGACGGACCTGTCGGCGCTCAGTGGGACGATGAGGACGGTCAGCATCGACGTTTACAGGCTCTGCCAAGACCTGAGGCTGATGTTCTCGGGCCCTCTCACGGGTTTCGGGGAGATCGACATCCCCACCCAGGAAGAGGTGGCCGGGAGCAGCATAATGCCCGGAAAGACGAACCCGGTGACCGTGGAGAGCGCGCTCCTCGCCTCTGCCGAGGTGGTGGGGCTCGACGGCGCGAACGCTTTCGCGGCTTCGCTGGGAGAGTTCGAGTTGTCTATGGGGGTGCCGCTTATGGGGTATAACCTGGTCTACCAGGCTAACCTGCTGTCCGAGGCGCTGACCAAGCTCGCGTCGCTCGTCATAGACCACGTGGTCCCCATGAAGGACAGGGCGAGGGGATACGCTGAGGCAAGCCAGGCTCTGGTGACCCTCGTCTCCCCCAAGATAGGCTACGACAGGGCGTCGAAGCTAGGGAAGGAAGTCGCAAGAGGGGTCCCGATCCGCGGCGCGCTCAGGAAGCTCGGCTTCGCTCCCAAGGAGATAGCCTCGATCCTAGACATGAAAGGCCTGGTTGAACCGGGCATTCCGGCGAAGAAGGTCTAG
- a CDS encoding glycosyltransferase: MDEPRAFLRALLVEAEAARMDLKKLIVVASGCSAATLSELESAAELDPRVELFVEGVRHGKADAVNKILCAASGDYLVFVNSDAVPAPGAVPSLLRMALSDPLIGAVSALPDTRSGGGLASLLTEFMWSTHNECSLALNHMGIANHSSDELVVFRSAAIAPLPSGLVNDGAYMGGTAKKLGYKVMVCPSARVRVRTPSRPLDVLLQRRRILFGHAQVWREVGAPPRTIESMLFLSPLAGVRILVRALAKDPRYLEIAPMAAVSELVSAVMSIFDTMSSSRAHQIWRRFT; this comes from the coding sequence ATGGACGAGCCCCGCGCTTTCCTGCGCGCCCTTCTGGTCGAGGCGGAAGCCGCCCGGATGGATCTGAAGAAGCTCATCGTCGTGGCGAGCGGCTGCTCGGCCGCCACCCTGTCCGAACTGGAGTCTGCCGCCGAGTTGGACCCCAGGGTAGAGCTCTTCGTGGAGGGGGTCAGGCACGGCAAAGCCGACGCCGTCAACAAGATCCTCTGCGCAGCGTCAGGAGACTACTTGGTCTTCGTGAATTCCGACGCCGTCCCAGCGCCGGGAGCGGTCCCTTCCCTCCTCAGGATGGCTCTCTCCGACCCCCTCATCGGGGCCGTCTCTGCCCTGCCCGACACTAGGTCCGGAGGAGGGCTCGCTTCTCTGCTGACCGAATTCATGTGGAGCACGCACAACGAGTGCTCGCTCGCGCTCAACCATATGGGCATAGCCAACCACAGCAGCGACGAACTCGTAGTCTTCAGGTCTGCGGCCATCGCGCCGCTCCCCTCTGGCCTTGTGAACGATGGGGCATACATGGGAGGTACGGCGAAGAAGCTGGGGTACAAGGTCATGGTCTGCCCCTCTGCGCGGGTCAGGGTCAGGACTCCGTCCCGCCCGCTAGATGTGCTCCTGCAGCGGCGACGGATCCTCTTCGGTCACGCTCAGGTGTGGCGGGAGGTTGGAGCGCCCCCCAGGACCATCGAGTCCATGCTCTTCCTCTCGCCGCTTGCTGGGGTCAGAATCCTGGTCAGGGCACTGGCCAAGGACCCCCGGTACCTGGAGATCGCCCCCATGGCGGCCGTGAGCGAGCTCGTTTCTGCGGTCATGTCCATATTCGACACCATGAGCTCCTCCCGGGCGCACCAAATCTGGAGGCGCTTCACCTGA
- the glmM gene encoding phosphoglucosamine mutase: MASTQQRLFGTNGVRFVPGVSHDLDFVIGLSESVGTYFGSGEILVGRDGRLSGPALSNAAVSGLLSSGRDVAEAGLVPTPALQYAVKAMGFRGGVMVTASHNPAQYNGLKVSGPDGVEIPRLDEQRIEKIYFEKSQTKADWKTVGVSRQEPSVVRAYQKGVLSRVDSKAVADRKFTVVMDIGNGAQAVAAPYIVEALGCKLITINSVVDGSFPGRGPEPTPDTLKDLSAAVKATGADLGVAYDGDGDRSMFCDEGGRILWGDQSGSLVADFVLEKHQGGTVVTSVASSQAIEAVAKKRGAKVLRTRVGAVEIARTIIERDAVFGFEENGGCIYRPHVPVRDGAMTTALMLELLAKRGMSFSKLLSFVVPKYYQAKTKVEVNRKNVDSLMKAVERQAKGDVERVDGVKVSAGDRSWVLVRPSGTEPIVRIFAEAETQEEADQLVKKFVKLAKTASA, translated from the coding sequence TTGGCCTCAACACAGCAACGGCTCTTCGGGACGAACGGGGTGAGGTTTGTCCCGGGAGTGTCGCACGACCTCGACTTCGTCATAGGTCTCAGCGAGTCCGTGGGCACCTACTTCGGCAGCGGAGAGATATTGGTGGGGCGGGATGGACGCCTCTCAGGCCCCGCGCTATCCAACGCAGCAGTGTCTGGGCTCCTCAGCTCCGGCCGGGACGTCGCCGAAGCCGGACTCGTGCCCACTCCGGCCCTTCAGTACGCCGTGAAAGCCATGGGGTTCAGGGGAGGGGTGATGGTCACGGCGTCGCACAACCCTGCCCAGTACAACGGGCTGAAGGTCTCGGGGCCCGACGGTGTCGAGATCCCCCGGCTGGACGAGCAGAGGATAGAGAAGATCTATTTCGAGAAGTCCCAGACCAAGGCAGACTGGAAGACCGTCGGGGTCTCCCGCCAGGAACCTTCCGTCGTCAGGGCCTACCAGAAAGGCGTCCTCTCCAGGGTCGACTCCAAGGCAGTGGCCGATCGGAAGTTCACCGTGGTGATGGACATCGGCAACGGGGCCCAGGCGGTGGCTGCCCCGTACATAGTCGAGGCCCTCGGCTGTAAGCTCATCACGATAAACTCCGTCGTGGACGGGAGCTTCCCGGGGCGAGGCCCGGAGCCCACGCCGGACACTCTGAAGGACCTCTCCGCGGCTGTGAAGGCGACAGGTGCAGACCTCGGAGTCGCCTACGACGGCGACGGGGACAGGTCAATGTTCTGCGACGAGGGGGGGCGGATACTGTGGGGTGACCAGAGCGGGAGCCTGGTCGCGGACTTCGTGCTCGAGAAGCACCAGGGCGGGACCGTGGTCACGTCGGTGGCCTCGAGCCAGGCGATCGAAGCAGTGGCGAAGAAGCGCGGCGCCAAGGTGCTGAGGACGAGGGTCGGGGCGGTCGAGATCGCGAGGACCATAATCGAACGGGACGCCGTCTTCGGCTTCGAGGAGAACGGCGGTTGCATCTACCGGCCCCACGTGCCCGTCAGGGACGGGGCGATGACCACTGCTCTGATGCTCGAGCTCCTGGCTAAGAGAGGGATGTCCTTCTCCAAGTTGCTCTCTTTCGTGGTCCCAAAGTACTACCAGGCAAAGACCAAGGTCGAGGTAAACCGCAAGAACGTGGACTCCCTGATGAAGGCCGTCGAAAGGCAGGCCAAGGGAGATGTAGAGCGGGTCGACGGGGTTAAGGTCTCGGCGGGAGACCGCTCATGGGTACTGGTCAGGCCCAGCGGGACCGAACCCATAGTGCGGATATTCGCCGAGGCAGAGACCCAGGAGGAGGCGGACCAGCTCGTGAAGAAGTTCGTCAAACTGGCGAAGACCGCATCAGCCTAG
- a CDS encoding adenylosuccinate lyase, protein MPNKGRRGGTDPGSGWEGYLSPFTWRYGSGEMRALFSEVERRAAWRKTWVALAKAEEEMGLLSLDELNGIRSVSGREHIDLAAAHGLEKRIGHDLFAELRTFATQAKKGGGKLHLGATSADIEDNADIVIYRKAMDLAGSRLRDCLRAIRAKIVEYKGTPCMAWTHLQPAEPTTLGYRFASYAQDLALDIMMVESVGAIFLKGKGIKGAVGTSASYKALLGSDRLAEELEVKVMRDLGLEAFPVSGQTYPRKVDYLVLSCLASVAQSCHKFGVDLRVMQSPAFGELSEPMGDLQVGSSAMPFKRNPVMAERMCSLARFVSALPQVAFANAASSILERTLDDSASRRVAIPEAFLAIDECLTIYLKLASGMVVHPAMIRRNLETYGPFAGTEAVLMRLARQGGDRQRLHELIRKKSKIAWGEVSKGRQNPIERLLSEDKAVSSRLAPSEVHALMDPKRYTGLAESRSEKFVRDVLDPLLAGGARSRRAAR, encoded by the coding sequence ATGCCGAACAAGGGACGCAGGGGTGGGACGGACCCAGGCTCAGGGTGGGAAGGGTACCTTTCCCCGTTCACCTGGAGGTACGGGTCCGGAGAGATGAGGGCGCTCTTCTCGGAGGTCGAAAGGCGCGCAGCCTGGAGGAAGACCTGGGTCGCCCTCGCGAAGGCGGAGGAGGAGATGGGGTTGCTGAGCCTGGACGAGCTCAACGGGATACGGTCAGTCAGTGGGAGGGAGCACATCGACTTGGCGGCAGCGCACGGGTTGGAGAAGAGGATCGGCCATGACCTGTTCGCTGAGCTCAGGACGTTCGCCACGCAAGCGAAGAAAGGAGGAGGGAAGCTGCACCTGGGGGCGACGTCTGCTGATATCGAGGACAACGCTGACATCGTGATCTACAGGAAGGCGATGGACCTGGCGGGGTCGCGCCTCAGAGACTGCCTGAGGGCTATCCGGGCGAAGATTGTCGAATACAAAGGGACCCCCTGCATGGCCTGGACCCATCTGCAGCCTGCTGAACCCACCACCCTCGGGTACAGGTTCGCGTCATACGCCCAGGATTTGGCGCTCGACATAATGATGGTCGAGTCGGTAGGCGCCATCTTCCTGAAGGGGAAGGGGATCAAGGGGGCGGTGGGGACTTCTGCAAGCTACAAGGCCCTCCTGGGGAGCGACCGGCTGGCCGAAGAGCTCGAAGTGAAGGTGATGCGGGATCTTGGACTTGAGGCGTTCCCGGTGTCCGGACAGACCTACCCGCGGAAGGTGGACTACCTTGTGCTTTCCTGCCTCGCCTCGGTCGCCCAAAGCTGCCACAAGTTCGGGGTGGACCTTCGGGTCATGCAGTCTCCTGCGTTCGGGGAGCTCTCGGAGCCGATGGGAGACCTTCAGGTAGGCTCCAGCGCCATGCCGTTCAAGCGCAACCCTGTGATGGCCGAGAGGATGTGCTCCCTCGCGCGCTTCGTGTCCGCCCTGCCTCAGGTCGCCTTCGCGAACGCTGCCAGCAGCATCCTCGAGAGGACCCTCGACGACTCGGCTTCAAGGCGCGTTGCGATCCCTGAAGCCTTCTTGGCGATCGACGAGTGCCTGACCATCTACCTGAAGTTGGCCTCGGGCATGGTCGTCCATCCAGCCATGATCAGGAGGAACCTGGAAACATATGGCCCGTTCGCGGGGACAGAGGCCGTTCTGATGAGACTGGCCAGGCAAGGCGGGGACAGACAGAGGCTCCACGAGCTCATCCGTAAGAAGTCGAAGATAGCTTGGGGTGAGGTGTCGAAAGGGAGGCAGAACCCCATCGAGAGACTCCTCTCTGAGGACAAGGCGGTCTCGTCACGGCTTGCACCATCGGAGGTGCATGCCCTGATGGATCCGAAGAGATACACGGGCCTGGCGGAATCGAGGAGCGAGAAGTTCGTGAGGGATGTCCTCGACCCGCTGTTGGCGGGCGGAGCCCGAAGTCGGCGGGCGGCGCGCTGA
- a CDS encoding iron-sulfur cluster assembly accessory protein — translation MQPLVVFTPEAREKIGQVLEQEKATDSYLKIEVYQGGGCACSGGYRYALSLEKIAGEADVVEEVGGLRVMAAKADAEVIRGSKIDFVESLQRTGFKIENPNIHAEACGCGGH, via the coding sequence TTGCAGCCACTCGTAGTGTTCACGCCTGAAGCCCGGGAGAAGATAGGCCAGGTGCTGGAACAAGAGAAGGCTACCGACTCTTATCTGAAGATCGAGGTCTACCAGGGGGGCGGGTGCGCCTGCAGCGGTGGGTACAGATACGCGCTGAGCCTCGAAAAGATCGCGGGCGAAGCAGACGTCGTCGAAGAGGTGGGCGGACTCAGGGTCATGGCAGCCAAGGCTGACGCTGAGGTGATCAGGGGGTCGAAGATTGACTTCGTTGAAAGTCTTCAGAGGACCGGCTTCAAGATAGAGAACCCCAACATCCACGCCGAAGCATGCGGCTGCGGCGGACACTGA
- the thiL gene encoding thiamine-phosphate kinase: MGKAGRTPAGYARIGDDVAVIPSRGGKVVLKADMLVEHTDVPPGMTYRQAARKAVAMCVSDFAAKGVKPDSFMVSLGLRKGVTQEEVDGLGLGFRDAERSWGVRLVGGDTNEAEELVIDCVLVGFGDRLVTREGAAPGDRLVVTGPFGLPPAGLKILSGGARADQGFAREAKRSVLEPAPNLRLGLELAPYLSSSMDSSDGLARSIHTLARESKVGFEVHELPFAAGVEGFARANGLDPERLALEGGEEYSIVGTVSSSELGRATRAAERAGGTLLAIGAVTASKGKVTKSGKTIKDAGWTHLG; this comes from the coding sequence GTGGGCAAGGCAGGGAGAACCCCCGCAGGGTACGCCAGGATAGGCGACGACGTAGCTGTCATCCCTTCGAGAGGCGGCAAGGTAGTGCTGAAGGCCGACATGCTGGTCGAGCACACCGACGTCCCCCCGGGGATGACCTACAGACAGGCCGCCAGGAAGGCGGTGGCGATGTGCGTGAGCGACTTCGCGGCGAAGGGGGTGAAGCCGGACTCGTTCATGGTGTCGCTCGGACTGAGGAAGGGTGTGACCCAGGAAGAGGTGGACGGCCTGGGGTTAGGGTTCAGGGACGCGGAGAGGTCGTGGGGGGTCCGCCTTGTGGGAGGGGACACCAACGAGGCGGAGGAGTTGGTCATCGACTGCGTTTTGGTCGGGTTCGGGGACAGGCTGGTCACCCGGGAGGGGGCGGCTCCCGGGGACAGGCTGGTGGTCACCGGCCCCTTCGGCCTCCCCCCTGCAGGGCTGAAGATCCTGTCGGGCGGCGCGAGGGCTGACCAGGGATTCGCACGTGAGGCCAAGCGGAGCGTGCTGGAGCCTGCCCCTAACCTCAGGCTTGGGCTCGAGCTCGCCCCCTACCTCTCTTCTTCCATGGACTCCAGCGACGGCTTGGCCAGGAGTATCCACACCCTCGCCCGGGAGAGCAAGGTCGGATTCGAGGTGCACGAGTTGCCTTTCGCCGCGGGGGTAGAAGGCTTCGCAAGGGCCAACGGCCTTGACCCCGAACGACTCGCCCTCGAAGGAGGCGAAGAGTACTCGATTGTGGGGACGGTGAGCAGCTCAGAGCTCGGCAGGGCGACCAGGGCGGCGGAAAGGGCTGGGGGAACCCTCCTTGCGATTGGGGCGGTTACGGCCAGCAAGGGGAAGGTGACGAAGTCAGGCAAGACCATCAAAGACGCAGGCTGGACGCATCTAGGCTGA
- a CDS encoding threonine synthase, which yields MRADHTAGRSAIIAVKCVSCSRAYDHREKLNTCPACGSILSCTYDAEKAKETLTRSALEKRVKSLWRYAEVLPEIRPENVTSLGEGFTPILRLAAGPLMKDDGLIPTGTFKARGMSVAVSRAKDLGLAKLAVPSAGNAGAALACYAARAGLSAKIYMPVETPPSIVAECRAYGADVAQVEGNIGDAGAAMRSQMDGYFDMATLKEPYRLEGKKTMGYEIAEELDFELPDVILYPTGGGTGLLGMWKAFDEMESIGWIGKERPRMFSVQSESCAPIVDAFSAGKEEPDPDYPDGKTVAVGLRVPRPFAGKQIVSVLRESGGGAVKVPDSDVLTAARALAKEGVLACPEGAATLAGYQSLLNRDEIARDEKPLLYNTGTGLKYLELFQ from the coding sequence ATGCGAGCGGATCATACTGCGGGGAGGTCTGCCATCATAGCCGTCAAATGCGTTTCATGCAGCAGGGCCTACGACCACCGCGAGAAGCTCAACACGTGCCCCGCGTGCGGCTCCATCTTGAGCTGCACATACGACGCCGAGAAGGCGAAGGAGACGCTCACCCGGAGCGCCCTCGAAAAGCGGGTGAAGAGCCTCTGGAGATACGCGGAGGTCCTCCCCGAAATACGCCCTGAGAACGTGACAAGTCTGGGCGAAGGCTTCACGCCGATCCTCCGCCTGGCCGCCGGGCCCCTCATGAAGGACGACGGACTCATCCCGACGGGGACCTTCAAGGCCAGGGGCATGTCTGTGGCCGTGTCGAGGGCCAAGGACCTCGGCCTTGCTAAGCTGGCGGTCCCCTCGGCAGGCAACGCGGGAGCGGCTCTCGCTTGCTATGCAGCCAGGGCAGGACTTTCAGCAAAGATCTACATGCCGGTCGAGACCCCGCCGTCCATAGTCGCTGAGTGTCGTGCCTACGGGGCGGATGTGGCCCAGGTGGAGGGAAACATCGGAGACGCCGGCGCCGCGATGAGGTCGCAGATGGACGGTTACTTCGATATGGCGACCCTGAAAGAGCCCTACAGGCTTGAGGGGAAGAAGACCATGGGATACGAGATTGCCGAAGAGCTGGACTTCGAGCTCCCCGATGTGATTCTGTACCCGACCGGAGGCGGGACGGGGCTCCTCGGCATGTGGAAGGCTTTCGACGAGATGGAGAGCATCGGGTGGATAGGGAAGGAGCGGCCCAGGATGTTTTCAGTCCAGTCGGAGAGCTGCGCGCCCATCGTGGACGCATTCAGCGCAGGGAAAGAGGAGCCTGATCCGGACTATCCTGACGGGAAGACGGTGGCGGTGGGGCTCCGGGTCCCCAGGCCCTTCGCAGGGAAGCAGATAGTCTCGGTCCTGAGGGAGAGCGGCGGAGGAGCGGTGAAGGTTCCAGATTCTGATGTCCTGACAGCCGCGCGAGCCCTGGCGAAGGAGGGAGTCCTCGCCTGCCCGGAGGGAGCGGCTACGCTGGCGGGGTATCAGAGCCTCCTCAATCGCGACGAGATAGCGCGGGACGAAAAGCCTCTCCTGTACAACACCGGCACTGGCCTGAAGTATCTCGAGCTTTTCCAGTAA
- the argF gene encoding ornithine carbamoyltransferase has product MAETRSFLSVSDLSPSDAEVLIARSGELKARMKALRPPPTLKGVAVGLLFEKPSTRTRTSFEVAAIKLGGDPLYLSANELQLSRGEPVKDTARILGGYLDVIVGRVNSHDTLVQLAEHSGRPVVNALSDAEHPTQALSDLFTVREFRGKLRGLTMAYIGDGNNVCNSLILGGALTGLNVTVSCPDGYEPDRSVVGTAKALAKKTSAELAIVRDPKRAVADADVVYTDVWVSMGDEKEEKERLRDFRGYQVNSGLMKAAPKEAVVMHCLPAHRGLEITDDVIEGERSLAWRQGENKLFGAAATLEFVAGKR; this is encoded by the coding sequence ATGGCCGAAACGAGGAGCTTCCTTTCGGTCTCAGACCTGTCGCCGTCCGACGCTGAGGTTCTCATAGCGCGGTCTGGGGAACTGAAGGCACGGATGAAGGCGCTGAGGCCCCCTCCGACTCTGAAGGGGGTCGCGGTGGGACTCCTGTTCGAGAAGCCCTCGACCCGCACGAGGACCAGCTTCGAAGTCGCTGCCATAAAGCTCGGCGGGGATCCGCTCTACCTGTCCGCCAACGAACTCCAGTTGAGCAGAGGGGAGCCGGTCAAAGACACCGCACGGATACTGGGGGGCTACCTCGACGTGATAGTCGGAAGGGTGAACTCCCATGACACGCTTGTCCAGCTCGCGGAGCACTCGGGAAGACCCGTCGTCAACGCCTTGAGCGACGCAGAACACCCCACGCAGGCTCTGAGCGACCTCTTCACGGTCAGGGAGTTCAGGGGGAAGCTGCGCGGTCTTACCATGGCGTACATTGGTGACGGCAACAACGTCTGCAACTCCCTCATCCTGGGAGGCGCTCTGACAGGCCTCAATGTGACGGTCTCCTGCCCGGACGGATACGAGCCCGACCGTTCTGTCGTTGGCACTGCGAAAGCGCTGGCAAAGAAGACCAGCGCCGAGCTGGCGATCGTCCGGGACCCGAAGAGGGCGGTGGCAGACGCCGACGTAGTCTACACAGACGTCTGGGTGAGCATGGGAGACGAAAAGGAAGAGAAGGAGCGCCTCCGTGACTTCAGGGGGTATCAGGTAAACTCCGGGCTCATGAAAGCCGCCCCCAAAGAAGCGGTCGTCATGCACTGCCTCCCGGCCCATCGCGGCCTTGAGATCACCGACGATGTCATCGAGGGGGAGCGGTCCCTGGCCTGGCGGCAAGGCGAGAACAAGCTTTTCGGCGCTGCAGCGACTTTGGAGTTCGTCGCCGGGAAGAGGTAG
- a CDS encoding methylated-DNA--[protein]-cysteine S-methyltransferase produces the protein MQQAVLVSGVRTHKAELVKRVCDYLRENSASKLTLRSLGDEFGLSPFHLQRVFTGVMGMSPRRYLEQYRLNELRSRLSKGEPVLGALRSTGYSAQSWLYEDSRKRLGMTPATYRKGGKGTDVGYAIGDSSLGRLLVATTEHGVCSVKAGRGDDELLRALLREFPKARIAKSTRAVSYLASLQAHLEGQSARFPLDVRGTDFQMRVWSAIRSIPFGETRSYFEVAKMVGEPRAVRAVANACASNPVPLIVPCHRVIRKDGSLGGYGLGVGRKKALLKKESSLAANRRRGSRARGAPRHTPAWSS, from the coding sequence TTGCAGCAGGCGGTCCTCGTTTCCGGTGTCCGGACGCACAAGGCCGAGCTGGTGAAGAGGGTCTGCGACTATCTGAGGGAGAACTCGGCTTCAAAGCTCACGCTCAGGAGCCTCGGTGACGAGTTCGGCCTGAGCCCGTTTCACCTTCAGAGGGTCTTCACCGGAGTGATGGGGATGTCCCCGCGGAGGTACTTGGAACAGTACAGGCTCAACGAGCTCCGGTCGCGTTTGTCCAAAGGGGAGCCCGTCCTGGGTGCGCTCCGGAGCACGGGGTACTCCGCCCAGAGCTGGCTCTATGAAGACTCCCGGAAGAGGCTGGGGATGACGCCGGCCACCTACAGGAAAGGGGGAAAAGGGACGGACGTCGGATATGCCATCGGGGACTCTTCTCTGGGGCGGCTGCTGGTCGCGACGACCGAGCATGGGGTATGCTCGGTGAAGGCTGGGAGAGGGGACGACGAGCTCCTGAGGGCGTTGCTCCGGGAGTTCCCCAAAGCCAGGATAGCGAAGTCTACCAGGGCAGTGAGCTACCTCGCTTCCCTCCAGGCTCACCTGGAAGGGCAGAGCGCGAGGTTCCCTCTCGACGTGAGGGGTACCGACTTTCAGATGCGGGTCTGGTCGGCCATCCGCAGCATACCTTTCGGCGAGACCAGGTCATACTTCGAGGTCGCAAAGATGGTCGGGGAGCCACGGGCTGTCAGGGCCGTGGCCAACGCCTGCGCTTCGAACCCCGTCCCGCTGATAGTCCCATGCCACCGGGTCATAAGGAAAGACGGCAGCCTCGGCGGCTACGGGCTCGGAGTAGGGCGCAAGAAGGCACTCCTCAAGAAAGAGAGCTCGCTGGCTGCGAACCGCAGACGAGGCAGTCGAGCCCGAGGAGCGCCACGGCATACGCCGGCCTGGTCGTCCTGA
- a CDS encoding proline iminopeptidase-family hydrolase yields MKPTEGFASVLGFDLFYRQFGEPEKGEVLCLHGGPGSTHDYLLSMADLAERGYRVTFYDQLGCGRSAVPKDPALVVPEHYVEEVEGFRKEMKLGKPHIIGSSWGGMLAIGYALKYQTNMKTMTTVGGLHSVPLTVREMQRMKRRLPKNVQQTMAKHEAAGGYEDPEYQEAVMVFYRKHLCRLEPWPAEVAYSLEHTSKLVYRIMNGPNEFTITGNIRYWDVTDQLRTIAAPTLVLGGRYDEVSPLVAKEIHRRIKGSELTIFPNSSHLPFWEERDAFMKRVLKFLGTHPG; encoded by the coding sequence GTGAAACCGACGGAAGGTTTCGCTTCGGTCCTGGGGTTCGACCTCTTCTACCGCCAGTTCGGCGAGCCCGAGAAGGGCGAGGTGCTCTGCCTGCACGGCGGGCCGGGGAGCACCCACGACTACCTCCTTTCGATGGCGGACCTAGCGGAGAGAGGGTATCGCGTCACGTTTTATGACCAGCTCGGCTGCGGGCGCTCCGCCGTCCCCAAAGACCCGGCTCTTGTAGTCCCGGAGCATTACGTAGAGGAGGTGGAAGGGTTCCGAAAGGAGATGAAGCTGGGGAAACCCCACATAATCGGCTCCAGCTGGGGAGGGATGCTCGCCATCGGCTACGCCCTGAAGTACCAGACCAACATGAAGACGATGACGACGGTGGGAGGGTTGCACAGCGTCCCTCTTACGGTCAGGGAGATGCAGCGGATGAAGCGCAGGCTCCCGAAGAACGTCCAGCAGACGATGGCGAAGCACGAGGCCGCAGGAGGGTATGAGGACCCAGAGTACCAGGAGGCCGTCATGGTCTTCTACAGGAAGCATCTCTGCCGGCTGGAGCCCTGGCCGGCCGAAGTCGCCTACAGCCTGGAGCACACCAGCAAGCTGGTCTACCGAATCATGAACGGCCCGAACGAGTTCACCATAACCGGCAACATCCGCTACTGGGACGTCACCGACCAGCTCCGCACCATAGCGGCCCCGACCCTGGTGCTGGGCGGGAGGTATGACGAAGTCTCCCCCCTGGTCGCAAAGGAGATCCACAGGCGCATCAAAGGTTCCGAGCTCACGATATTCCCAAACAGTTCGCACCTGCCGTTCTGGGAGGAGAGGGATGCCTTCATGAAGAGGGTCCTGAAGTTCTTGGGAACCCATCCCGGCTAA